Proteins encoded together in one Lathyrus oleraceus cultivar Zhongwan6 chromosome 5, CAAS_Psat_ZW6_1.0, whole genome shotgun sequence window:
- the LOC127086808 gene encoding G-type lectin S-receptor-like serine/threonine-protein kinase At2g19130 translates to MFNMMKPWFWFSLLSLFFCLHFHPSLAALTTISTNQSLSGDQTLISKGGIFELGFFKPGNSSSKYYIGIWYKKVSQQTIVWVANRDNPVSDKNTATLKISAGDLVLLDESSKQVWSTNMSFPKSVSVSAILLDSGNLVLRNRPNDDASDPLWQSFDHPADTWLPGGKMKLDKKTKKPQYLTSWKNKEDPATGLFSLELDPKGTSAYLILWNKSEQYWTSGPWDGHIFSLVPEMRLNYIYDFSFVSNENESYFTYSMYNPSTISRFVMDISGQIKQLSWLENIKQWNLFWSQPRTQCEVYAFCGAFGTCTENSKPYCNCLDGFEPKSQSDWDLEDHSGGCMRKTRLQCESSDRSNGVKDGFRPIPNMALPKHAQSVRSENAEECESICLNNCSCSAYSYDSDECSVWIKDLLNLQQFSSDDSSGKTLYLKLAASEFNAGKNSNRLIIGIVVGAVVGIGLLLALLFVVLRRRNRTVGTGKPVEGSLVAFGYRDMQNATKNFSEKLGGGGFGSVFKGTLADSTVVAVKKLESVSQGEKQFRTEVSTIGTVQHVNLVRLRGFCSEGTKRMLVYDYMPNGSLDFHLFMKKDTYELLNWKMRYQIALGTARGLTYLHEKCRDCIIHCDVKPENILLDTDFCPKVADFGLAKLVGRDFSRVLTTMRGTRGYLAPEWISGVAITAKADVYSYGMMLFEVVSGRRNSEPSEEGQVTFFPTLAAKVVIEGGSVITLLDPRLEGNGDVEEVARIIKVASWCVQDNENERPTMGQVVQILEGILEVNLPPIPRSLQMFVDNHENMVFYTDSSSTQSSQVKSNSSTGSQVKSNISSASSNFSAEN, encoded by the coding sequence ATGTTCAATATGATGAAACCATGGTTCTGGTTTTCTCTTCTTAGCCTCTTCTTCTGTTTACACTTCCATCCTTCTCTTGCAGCTTTAACAACCATCTCGACAAACCAATCTCTCTCTGGTGACCAAACTCTTATCTCTAAAGGTGGAATCTTTGAATTGGGTTTCTTCAAACCAGGTAATAGTTCCTCTAAGTACTACATAGGAATATGGTACAAAAAGGTTAGCCAACAAACAATTGTTTGGGTTGCCAACAGAGACAATCCTGTCTCTGATAAAAACACTGCAACCTTAAAAATCTCAGCTGGTGATTTAGTTCTATTAGACGAGTCTTCAAAACAAGTTTGGTCGACAAACATGAGTTTTCCTAAGTCAGTTTCTGTTTCAGCTATTCTCTTAGATAGTGGAAATCTTGTTTTGAGAAATAGGCCTAATGATGATGCATCAGATCCTCTATGGCAGAGTTTTGATCATCCAGCAGATACATGGCTTCCCGGTGGCAAAATGAAGCTTGACAAGAAAACAAAGAAGCCTCAGTATCTCACTTCATGGAAGAATAAGGAAGATCCTGCAACGGGTCTTTTCTCTTTGGAACTTGACCCGAAAGGAACAAGTGCCTATTTGATTCTTTGGAATAAATCTGAACAGTATTGGACAAGTGGACCTTGGGATGGACATATTTTTAGTCTGGTTCCTGAGATGAGGTTGAATTATATCTACGATTTTTCGTTCGTGTCGAACGAGAATGAGAGCTATTTCACTTACTCCATGTATAACCCTTCCACTATATCGCGGTTTGTGATGGATATATCCGGGCAGATCAAGCAATTATCGTGGTTGGAGAATATCAAACAGTGGAACCTGTTTTGGTCGCAGCCAAGAACACAGTGTGAGGTTTATGCTTTCTGCGGCGCGTTTGGAACCTGTACTGAGAACTCGAAGCCGTATTGTAATTGTTTGGATGGTTTTGAGCCAAAGTCACAGTCTGATTGGGATCTGGAGGATCACTCAGGCGGGTGTATGAGAAAAACAAGGTTGCAATGCGAGAGTTCTGATCGCTCTAATGGGGTAAAGGACGGGTTTCGTCCAATCCCCAACATGGCATTGCCTAAACATGCACAATCTGTGAGATCAGAGAATGCAGAAGAATGTGAATCGATATGCTTGAACAACTGCTCTTGTTCTGCTTATTCGTATGACAGTGATGAATGTTCAGTTTGGATTAAAGACCTACTGAATCTGCAACAATTTTCTTCAGATGATAGTAGTGGAAAAACTTTGTATTTAAAACTTGCAGCATCAGAGTTTAATGCTGGGAAAAACAGTAACAGGTTGATTATCGGTATTGTAGTAGGCGCGGTAGTTGGCATAGGGCTTCTCTTGGCCCTTCTGTTTGTCGTGCTTAGGCGAAGAAACCGAACAGTTGGAACAGGTAAGCCTGTGGAGGGTTCGTTGGTGGCATTTGGCTACAGAGATATGCAAAATGCGACGAAGAATTTCTCAGAGAAATTAGGAGGAGGTGGATTCGGTTCGGTGTTCAAAGGAACGTTAGCTGATTCAACTGTAGTGGCAGTAAAGAAGTTGGAAAGTGTTAGCCAAGGAGAGAAACAGTTCAGAACAGAAGTGAGTACAATAGGAACAGTGCAACATGTTAATCTTGTTCGTCTCCGTGGATTCTGTTCGGAAGGTACTAAACGGATGCTGGTTTATGATTACATGCCAAATGGTTCATTGGATTTTCATTTATTCATGAAGAAGGATACTTATGAGCTTTTGAACTGGAAAATGAGATACCAAATAGCTCTTGGAACTGCTAGGGGGTTAACTTACCTCCACGAAAAGTGCCGAGACTGTATCATACACTGCGACGTAAAGCCAGAAAACATTCTCTTAGACACGGATTTCTGTCCGAAAGTCGCGGACTTCGGCCTAGCTAAGCTAGTTGGTCGAGATTTCAGCAGGGTCTTAACAACCATGAGAGGAACAAGAGGCTATCTCGCGCCAGAGTGGATTTCTGGGGTGGCTATTACAGCGAAAGCCGATGTTTACAGCTACGGAATGATGCTTTTCGAGGTTGTATCAGGTAGGAGAAACTCCGAGCCATCGGAAGAAGGTCAAGTTACTTTCTTTCCTACCTTAGCTGCAAAGGTAGTCATTGAAGGTGGCAGTGTGATCACCCTATTGGATCCTAGATTGGAGGGAAACGGGGACGTTGAAGAAGTTGCCCGAATAATAAAAGTCGCTTCTTGGTGCGTCCAAGACAATGAAAACGAAAGGCCAACAATGGGTCAGGTAGTTCAAATTCTTGAAGGGATTTTGGAAGTGAATTTGCCTCCGATTCCAAGATCCCTTCAAATGTTTGTTGATAATCACGAGAACATGGTTTTCTACACCGATTCTAGCTCGACTCAAAGTTCACAGGTTAAGAGTAACAGCTCAACAGGCTCTCAGGTCAAAAGCAACATATCATCTGCTAGCTCTAATTTTTCTGCAGAAAATTAG
- the LOC127082292 gene encoding uncharacterized protein LOC127082292, whose translation MTNNRPPPPPPDRVDELARQISFLTTQFEALSKRLTEPSSSPASGRSSSESSNRPRLKLDVPRFDGTDTHGWIFKISQFFTYHQTPDEERITIASFYLDGAALAWYQWMYRNHQIVSWPQFLTALETRFAPTAFDDPRGNLFKLTQSTTVAAYLTEFEAIANRLEGLSAADLLSCFVSGLKTEIRREILALQPTTIAQAAGLARLQEDKLHDIARASRQRQSTPWQPPSNWRPTVKTATDVTPTVKSSPGILPTPPVKPRFRHLSSVEMDERREKGLCFNCDQRWSRSHKCGARVFLLLANSDEASVDAGDLEQAATQLSSDDDPRVESTATAAQLSLHALSGDHAADTFRVVGRIGPQTVHVLVDGGSTHNFVQETIAKTLGLTLDPIDPFRVLVGSGQELHCTHVCPGVSIVIQDHTFSVDLYVLGLRGADLVLGAQWLRQLGPVLMNYNNLTMCFFHNNSCVELQGLAPTPTVGLHSFHKLTRHNPEAQLFSLRISGLSTTDNPPNQTDSPNTSLSLLPPQFQTLITHHAKLFAEPSSLPPPRTTDHTIPLIPQSTPVNVRPYRYPHSQKLEIEAQVSKFLSTGWIQPSTSPFSSPVLLLKKKDGTWRMCVDYRALNTITVRDRFPLPTIDELLDELGSAQVFSKLDLTSGFHQIRVAPQDIHKTAFRTHDGHYEYRVMPFGLCNAPSTFQATMNDIFRPLLRKSVIVFFDDILVFSETMESHLEHLTQVFSILEKHEFHLKPSKCTFCQSQIAYLGHIVTAGTVAPDPLKIQGVLDWPTPKTVKSLRGFLGLSGFYRRFVRSYASLAHPLTSLLKTNAFEWSTIAQSAFDTLKQALASAPVLSLPDFGKPFIVQTDASGYAMGAVLLQDDHPIAYFSKLFCPRLSKASTYIRELHAITCAVKRWRQYLLGHYFVIQTDHRSLKELLTQVIQTPEQQFYLSKLLGYHYDIQYKAGKTNVVADALSRCFESGA comes from the coding sequence ATGACCAACAATCGCCCTCCTCCTCCTCCACCTGACCGTGTGGATGAACTAGCCCGTCAAATCTCCTTCCTCACCACCCAATTTGAAGCTCTGAGCAAACGGTTAACGGAGCCGTCGTCGTCCCCGGCTTCGGGTCGCTCCTCCTCAGAATCTTCCAACCGTCCTCGCCTGAAACTTGACGTTCCTCGCTTCGACGGCACCGACACCCATGGGTGGATCTTCAAAATCTCCCAATTCTTCACTTATCACCAGACTCCTGATGAAGAGCGCATTACCATCGCCTCGTTCTACCTCGACGGGGCTGCCCTCGCATGGTATCAATGGATGTATCGTAACCACCAGATTGTGTCATGGCCACAGTTTCTCACCGCCTTGGAAACTCGGTTTGCTCCCACCGCATTCGACGATCCTCGGGGAAATTTATTCAAGTTAACTCAATCAACCACCGTCGCTGCTTACCTTACAGAGTTTGAAGCCATTGCCAATCGCTTAGAAGGTCTCTCTGCCGCCGATCTTCTGAGTTGTTTTGTCTCCGGCCTAAAAACAGAAATTCGCCGTGAAATTTTGGCTCTTCAACCAACCACCATTGCTCAAGCTGCCGGGTTGGCTCGTTTACAAGAGGATAAACTTCACGATATTGCGCGTGCCTCGCGTCAACGGCAGAGCACTCCGTGGCAACCACCGTCAAATTGGCGCCCTACGGTTAAAACAGCCACCGATGTGACCCCGACGGTCAAATCCTCTCCTGGGATTCTCCCTACTCCTCCGGTGAAGCCGCGTTTCCGCCATCTCTCTAGTGTTGAGATGGATGAGCGACGAGAGAAGGGACTATGTTTCAACTGTGACCAACGATGGTCCCGTTCCCATAAATGCGGTGCTCGCGTTTTTCTATTATTAGCTAACAGCGATGAAGCTTCAGTTGATGCCGGTGACCTTGAACAGGCAGCTACACAGTTGAGTTCGGATGATGATCCACGGGTTGAATCAACTGCCACCGCAGCACAGTTGAGCTTGCATGCTCTCTCTGGTGACCACGCTGCTGACACCTTTCGGGTAGTGGGCCGAATCGGGCCACAAACAGTCCATGTGCTTGTGGATGGAGGAAGCACGCACAATTTTGTGCAAGAGACTATCGCTAAGACTTTGGGCTTGACTCTTGACCCAATTGATCCATTTAGGGTATTAGTGGGTAGTGGCCAAGAATTGCATTGCACTCATGTGTGTCCTGGGGTGTCTATTGTAATTCAGGATCACACTTTCTCAGTGGACTTGTACGTATTGGGGTTACGAGGTGCTGATCTGGTTTTAGGGGCACAGTGGCTTAGACAACTTGGGCCGGTGCTGATGAATTACAATAATCTCACCATGTGTTTCTTTCATAACAACTCCTGTGTTGAACTACAAGGCCTCGCACCTACCCCCACCGTGGGCTTGCATTCATTTCACAAATTAACCCGTCACAATCCTGAGGCCCAACTATTCTCCTTACGCATTTCTGGACTTTCAACCACAGATAATCCACCCAATCAAACTGACTCACCTAACACATCCCTATCTCTCCTTCCTCCCcaattccaaaccctaatcactCATCATGCCAAGCTATTTGCAGAACCATCTTCTCTCCCACCCCCACGCACCACTGACCATACAATTCCCCTCATTCCACAATCAACTCCTGTCAATGTGCGTCCTTATCGTTACCCCCATTCCCAGAAATTGGAAATCGAAGCTCAGGTTTCTAAATTTCTCAGTACTGGTTGGATTCAACCAAGCACCAGCCCTTTCTCCTCGCCTGTACTGTTgcttaagaagaaggatgggacctggcgaatgtgtgtagattacagagcATTGAACACTATCACAGTGCGTGACAGGTTCCCTCTTCCCACCATAGATGAGTTGCTTGATGAGTTAGGCAGCGCCCAGGTATTCTCTAAGTTGGATTTAACTTCTGGGTTTCACCAAATACGGGTTGCTCCGCAAGATATCCACAAGACCGCCTTTCGCACGCATGATGGTCACTATGAATATCGTGTCATGCCTTTTGGACTCTGCAACGCACCGTCTACGTTCCAAGCAACAATGAACGACATTTTCAGGCCTTTACTGCGAAAATCAGTAATTGTATTTTTTGATGATATATTGGTTTTCAGTGAAACAATGGAGAGCCATTTGGAACATTTGACTCAAGTTTTCTCTATACTTGAGAAGCATGAATTCCACTTGAAACCATCAAAATGCACTTTCTGCCAATCCCAAATTGCCTACCTTGGTCACATTGTCACTGCAGGCACCGTTGCTCCTGATCCCCTCAAAATCCAAGGAGTTTTGGATTGGCCCACTCCTAAAACAGTTAAGAGCTTACGCGGTTTCCTTGGCTTGTCGGGGTTTTATCGCCGTTTTGTGCGCTCCTACGCTAGTTTAGCACACCCCCTCACTTCCCTGTTGAAGACAAATGCCTTTGAGTGGTCGACTATAGCACAAAGCGCTTTTGACACCTTGAAACAGGCACTTGCTTCTGCTCCAGTCTTGTCTCTGCCAGATTTTGGGAAGCCTTTCATAGTTCAAACCGATGCTTCGGGGTATGCCATGGGAGCTGTTTTGTTGCAAGATGACCATCCCATCGCCTACTTCAGTAAGTTGTTCTGTCCTAGACTCTCTAAGGCTTCTACTTATATACGTGAATTACATGCTATCACGTGTGCTGTTAAGCGTTGGCGTCAATATTTGTTGGGTCACTACTTTGTCATCCAAACGGATCATCGTAGTCTTAAGGAGCTACTCACACAAGTTATTCAAACCCCTGAGCAGCAGTTTTATTTGTCCAAACTATTAGGTTATCATTATGACATTCAGTATAAAGCGGGGAAAACCAATGTGGTGGCCGACGCTTTGTCTCGTTGTTTTGAGTCAGGAGCTTAA
- the LOC127083364 gene encoding NADH dehydrogenase [ubiquinone] flavoprotein 2, mitochondrial has translation MIEVVCVMQGCCVNAPMITVADYSNGSEGYTYNYFEDVTPEKVIEIVEKLRKGEKPPHGTQNPQRIRSGPEGGNTTLLGEPKPPPCRDLDA, from the exons ATGATTGAAGTTGTTTGTGTTATGCAGGGATGCTGTGTGAATGCTCCAATGATTACAGTGGCTGATTACTCTAATGGATCAGAAGGATATACTTACAATTATTTT GAAGATGTAACCCCAGAGAAAGTAATTGAGATAGTTGAAAAGCTGAGAAAGGGCGAGAAGCCACCG CATGGCACACAAAATCCACAGCGGATTAGGAGTGGACCTGAAGGGGGGAATACTACATTGTTAGGTGAGCCCAAACCTCCTCCATGCCGTGACCTGGATGCCTGA